A single Pseudomonas brassicacearum DNA region contains:
- a CDS encoding sarcosine oxidase subunit delta: MLHIFCPHCGELRSEEEFHASGQAHIPRPLDPNACTDEQWGDYMFFRDNPRGLHHELWDHVAGCRQYFNVTRDTVTYEILETYKIGQKPQFTDKADSPKAAAQALGEKV, from the coding sequence ATGTTGCACATCTTCTGTCCTCACTGCGGCGAACTGCGCTCCGAAGAGGAATTCCATGCATCCGGCCAGGCGCATATCCCGCGTCCGCTGGATCCGAATGCCTGCACCGACGAGCAGTGGGGCGACTACATGTTCTTCCGTGACAACCCACGCGGGTTGCACCATGAACTGTGGGACCACGTCGCCGGTTGCCGCCAGTACTTCAACGTGACCCGTGACACCGTGACCTACGAAATTCTCGAAACCTACAAGATCGGCCAAAAGCCGCAGTTCACCGACAAGGCTGACAGTCCGAAAGCGGCTGCACAGGCTCTGGGAGAGAAGGTATGA
- a CDS encoding sarcosine oxidase subunit beta, producing the protein MQRYSGFGLFKHSLSHHENWQRMWRTPTPKKVYDVVIVGGGGHGLATAYYLAKEHGITNVAVVEKGWLGGGNTARNTTIVRSNYLWDESAHLYEHAMKLWEGLSQDLNYNVMFSQRGVYNLCHTLQDIRDSERRVSANRLNGVDGELLDAKQVADEIPYLDCSKNTRYPVMGATVQRRGGVARHDAVAWGFARAADALGVDLIQQTEVIGFRKENGVCIGVETNKGFIGAKRVGVVTAGNSGHMAKLAGFRLPIESHPLQALVSEPIKPIIDSVIMSNAVHGYISQSDKGDLVIGAGIDGYNGYGQRGSYPVIEHTVQAIVEMFPVLSRVRMNRQWGGIVDTTPDACPIISKTPVPNMFFNCGWGTGGFKATPGSGNVFAASLAKGEMHPLAAPFSIDRFHNGALIDEHGAAAVAH; encoded by the coding sequence ATGCAACGCTATTCGGGCTTCGGCCTCTTCAAGCACTCTCTCAGCCATCACGAAAACTGGCAGCGGATGTGGCGCACGCCGACCCCGAAAAAGGTCTATGACGTGGTCATCGTCGGCGGTGGCGGGCATGGCCTGGCGACCGCCTACTACCTGGCCAAGGAGCACGGCATCACCAACGTGGCCGTGGTCGAGAAGGGCTGGTTGGGCGGCGGCAACACCGCGCGCAACACCACCATCGTGCGCTCCAACTACCTGTGGGACGAATCGGCCCACCTGTACGAACACGCGATGAAATTGTGGGAAGGCCTGTCCCAGGACCTGAACTACAACGTGATGTTCTCCCAGCGTGGCGTCTACAACCTGTGCCACACCCTGCAGGACATCCGTGATTCCGAGCGTCGTGTCAGCGCCAACCGCCTCAACGGCGTGGACGGCGAGCTGCTCGACGCCAAGCAAGTGGCCGACGAGATCCCGTACCTGGATTGCTCGAAGAACACCCGCTACCCGGTGATGGGCGCCACCGTCCAGCGTCGCGGTGGCGTGGCGCGTCACGATGCCGTGGCCTGGGGCTTTGCCCGGGCGGCGGACGCGTTGGGCGTGGACCTGATCCAGCAGACCGAAGTGATCGGTTTCCGCAAGGAAAACGGCGTATGCATCGGCGTGGAAACCAACAAGGGCTTCATCGGCGCCAAGCGTGTCGGCGTGGTGACGGCCGGTAACTCCGGGCACATGGCCAAGCTCGCGGGCTTCCGCCTGCCGATCGAATCCCACCCGCTGCAAGCGCTGGTGTCGGAGCCGATCAAGCCAATCATCGACAGCGTGATCATGTCCAACGCCGTGCACGGTTACATCAGCCAGTCCGACAAGGGCGACCTGGTGATCGGCGCCGGTATCGACGGCTACAACGGCTACGGCCAGCGCGGCTCGTACCCGGTGATCGAACACACGGTCCAGGCCATCGTCGAGATGTTCCCGGTGCTCTCCCGCGTACGCATGAACCGCCAGTGGGGCGGCATCGTCGACACCACGCCGGACGCCTGCCCGATCATCTCCAAGACCCCGGTGCCGAACATGTTCTTCAACTGCGGTTGGGGCACCGGTGGCTTCAAGGCAACACCTGGCTCGGGCAACGTATTTGCCGCGAGCCTGGCCAAGGGTGAAATGCACCCATTGGCTGCACCTTTCTCCATCGACCGTTTCCATAACGGTGCGTTGATCGATGAACACGGCGCTGCTGCGGTTGCCCACTAA
- the glyA gene encoding serine hydroxymethyltransferase, whose translation MFSKQDQIQGYDDALLAAMNAEEQRQEDHIELIASENYTSKRVMEAQGSGLTNKYAEGYPGKRYYGGCEHVDKVEALAIERAKQLFGADYANVQPHSGSSANSAVYLALLQAGDTILGMSLAHGGHLTHGAKVSSSGKLYNAVQYGIDTTTGLIDYDEVERLAVEHKPKMIVAGFSAYSKTLDFPRFRQIADKVGALLFVDMAHVAGLVAAGLYPNPLPYADVVTTTTHKTLRGPRGGLILAKANEEIEKKLNAAVFPGAQGGPLMHVIAGKAVCFKEAAEPGFKAYQQQVIDNAQAMAGVFIKRGYDVVSGGTDNHLFLVSLIRQGLTGKDADAALGRAHITVNKNAVPNDPQSPFVTSGLRIGTPAVTTRGFKVTQCVTLAGWICDILDNLGDADVEANVAQQVAALCADFPVYR comes from the coding sequence ATGTTCAGCAAGCAAGACCAAATCCAAGGCTACGATGATGCACTGCTGGCGGCGATGAATGCCGAAGAGCAACGCCAGGAAGATCACATCGAGCTGATCGCGTCAGAGAACTACACCAGCAAGCGCGTAATGGAGGCCCAGGGCAGCGGCCTGACCAACAAGTACGCCGAAGGCTATCCGGGCAAGCGCTACTACGGTGGCTGCGAGCACGTCGACAAAGTCGAAGCCCTGGCCATCGAACGCGCCAAGCAGTTGTTCGGTGCCGATTACGCCAACGTCCAGCCGCACTCCGGCTCTTCAGCCAACAGCGCCGTGTACCTGGCCCTGCTGCAGGCTGGCGACACCATCCTGGGCATGAGCCTGGCCCACGGCGGTCACCTGACCCACGGTGCCAAGGTGTCGTCCTCGGGCAAGCTCTACAACGCGGTGCAATACGGCATCGACACCACCACCGGCCTGATCGACTACGACGAAGTCGAGCGCCTGGCGGTCGAGCACAAGCCGAAGATGATCGTGGCCGGTTTCTCGGCTTACTCCAAGACCCTGGATTTCCCACGTTTCCGCCAGATCGCCGACAAGGTCGGTGCCCTGTTGTTCGTCGACATGGCCCACGTGGCGGGCCTGGTCGCTGCCGGTCTGTACCCGAATCCACTGCCGTACGCCGACGTGGTCACCACCACCACCCACAAGACCCTGCGCGGTCCACGTGGCGGCCTGATCCTGGCCAAGGCCAACGAAGAGATCGAGAAGAAGCTCAACGCTGCCGTATTCCCGGGCGCCCAGGGCGGCCCGCTGATGCACGTGATCGCCGGCAAGGCAGTGTGCTTCAAGGAAGCGGCGGAGCCAGGCTTCAAGGCTTACCAGCAGCAAGTGATCGACAACGCCCAGGCCATGGCTGGCGTGTTCATCAAGCGCGGCTACGATGTAGTGTCCGGTGGTACCGATAACCACCTGTTCCTGGTCAGCCTGATCCGTCAGGGCCTGACCGGCAAGGACGCCGATGCTGCCCTGGGCCGTGCCCACATCACCGTCAACAAGAACGCCGTGCCGAACGACCCGCAATCGCCGTTCGTGACCTCGGGCCTGCGCATCGGCACCCCGGCGGTGACCACGCGCGGTTTCAAGGTGACCCAGTGCGTCACGCTGGCCGGCTGGATCTGCGACATTCTCGACAACCTCGGCGATGCCGATGTCGAGGCCAATGTCGCGCAGCAAGTGGCGGCCCTGTGCGCGGACTTCCCGGTTTATCGCTGA
- a CDS encoding TraX family protein — translation MNRRDGALDLLKWLALLSMVLDHLRYVGFSVDWLYVPGRLAFPWFCLAMAANLARNGASAAPWRYLGWLLLFSAVSEIAYRLFFPAPATLNVMPTLVLGLLVARGWQASSLEARSLAAGALLMAALFSSRLMFGFFGVLLPLAMLLVFRRPWYFAWLPGLVCVAANQWRVLYGAAWLGDAVAIGGLVACLIAPWLGLMLLRQAGRFHPPAMRRWAYGLYPAHFLVLLVVRQIVA, via the coding sequence ATGAACCGGCGCGACGGTGCGCTGGACCTGCTCAAGTGGCTGGCTCTTTTGTCGATGGTCCTCGATCATCTTCGATATGTTGGTTTTTCCGTCGATTGGCTCTATGTGCCAGGACGGTTGGCGTTCCCCTGGTTCTGTCTGGCGATGGCGGCGAACCTGGCGCGAAACGGCGCCAGTGCAGCCCCCTGGCGCTACCTGGGTTGGTTGCTGTTGTTCAGTGCCGTGAGCGAAATAGCCTATCGACTGTTCTTTCCTGCCCCGGCCACTTTGAATGTCATGCCGACCCTGGTCCTGGGCTTGCTGGTGGCGCGCGGCTGGCAGGCATCGTCCCTGGAGGCGCGCAGCCTGGCCGCGGGGGCGCTGCTTATGGCGGCGCTGTTTTCGTCGCGGCTGATGTTCGGGTTCTTCGGCGTGCTGCTGCCGCTGGCGATGCTGCTGGTGTTTCGTCGGCCCTGGTATTTCGCGTGGTTGCCGGGGTTGGTGTGCGTGGCGGCCAACCAATGGCGGGTGTTGTATGGCGCGGCATGGCTGGGGGATGCGGTGGCGATCGGCGGGTTGGTGGCTTGCCTGATCGCGCCATGGCTTGGGCTGATGCTTTTGCGACAGGCTGGTCGTTTTCATCCACCGGCGATGCGGCGTTGGGCCTATGGCCTTTATCCCGCGCATTTCCTGGTCTTGCTCGTGGTTCGCCAGATCGTCGCCTAA
- a CDS encoding threonine aldolase family protein, whose product MTDKSQQFASDNYSGICPEAWAAMEEANQGHQRAYGDDEWTHRAADDFRALFETDCEVFFAFNGTAANSLALSSLCQSYHSVICSETAHVETDECGAPEFFSNGSKLLVARTENGKLTPESIREIALKRQDIHYPKPRVVTLTQATEVGSVYTPEEIRAISVTCKELGLNLHMDGARFSNACAFLGCSPADLTWKAGVDVLCFGGTKNGMAVGEAILFFNHDLAEDFDYRCKQAGQLASKMRFLSAPWVGLLQNQAWLKHARHANHCAQLLAELVSDIPGVELMFPVQANGVFLQLSEPAIAALTAKGWRFYTFIGKGGARFMCSWDTEEVRVRELAADIREVMSA is encoded by the coding sequence ATGACCGACAAGAGTCAACAGTTTGCCAGCGACAATTATTCCGGCATTTGCCCCGAAGCCTGGGCGGCCATGGAAGAAGCCAACCAGGGTCACCAACGCGCCTACGGCGACGACGAGTGGACCCACCGCGCGGCGGACGATTTCCGGGCCTTGTTCGAAACCGACTGCGAAGTGTTCTTCGCGTTCAACGGCACGGCGGCCAACTCTTTGGCGTTGTCCTCACTGTGCCAGAGTTACCACAGCGTGATCTGCTCGGAAACCGCCCACGTCGAAACCGACGAATGCGGCGCCCCGGAATTCTTTTCCAATGGTTCCAAGCTGCTGGTGGCGCGCACCGAAAACGGCAAACTGACCCCCGAGTCGATCCGTGAGATCGCCCTCAAGCGCCAGGACATCCATTACCCCAAGCCCCGGGTCGTGACCCTGACCCAGGCCACGGAAGTCGGCAGCGTCTACACCCCGGAAGAAATCCGCGCCATCAGCGTCACCTGCAAGGAACTGGGGCTGAACCTGCACATGGACGGCGCGCGGTTTTCCAACGCTTGCGCCTTCCTCGGCTGCTCCCCGGCCGACCTGACCTGGAAGGCCGGCGTGGACGTGCTGTGCTTCGGCGGCACGAAAAACGGCATGGCGGTGGGTGAGGCGATCCTGTTCTTCAACCATGACCTGGCCGAAGACTTCGACTATCGCTGCAAACAGGCCGGGCAACTGGCCTCGAAGATGCGTTTTCTCTCCGCGCCCTGGGTCGGCTTGCTGCAAAACCAGGCCTGGCTCAAGCACGCCCGCCACGCCAACCACTGCGCCCAATTGCTGGCAGAGCTGGTCAGCGACATTCCCGGCGTGGAATTGATGTTCCCGGTCCAGGCCAACGGCGTGTTCCTGCAACTCTCGGAGCCGGCCATCGCCGCGCTGACCGCCAAGGGCTGGCGTTTCTACACCTTCATTGGCAAAGGCGGCGCACGGTTCATGTGTTCGTGGGATACCGAAGAGGTGCGGGTGCGGGAATTGGCGGCGGATATTCGGGAAGTGATGAGCGCCTGA
- the gbcB gene encoding glycine-betaine demethylase subunit GbcB: MSNSFLNPVTTQTWANGRHIVRCVKVIQETWDVRTFCFMADQPILFFFKPGQFVTLELEIEGQPIMRSYTISSSPSVPYSFSVTIKRVPGGKVSNWLHDTLHEGQELAVHGPVGLFNAIDFSNPKVLYLSGGVGITPVMSMARWYYDTNANVDMVFIHSARSPKDIIYHRELEHMASRIDNFNLHLICERHGLGEPWAGYRGYLNHKMLELMAPDFLEREVFCCGPTPYMNAVKRLLEAAGFDMTRYHEESFGATPPEARADAVEQAEQAADAPEVDMADLHLVEFTASGKSIRVGPGETVHAAAAKLGMMIPKACGMGICGTCKVLKLGGEVEMDHNGGITEDDEAEGYILSCCSVPKGDVRIEF, from the coding sequence ATGTCCAACAGCTTCCTGAACCCGGTAACCACCCAGACCTGGGCCAATGGTCGTCACATTGTCCGTTGCGTCAAAGTCATCCAGGAAACCTGGGATGTGCGCACCTTTTGTTTCATGGCTGATCAGCCGATCCTGTTCTTTTTCAAGCCGGGGCAGTTCGTGACCCTGGAGCTGGAAATCGAAGGTCAGCCGATCATGCGGTCCTACACCATCTCCAGCTCGCCGTCGGTGCCCTACAGTTTTTCGGTAACCATCAAGCGCGTACCGGGGGGCAAGGTGTCCAACTGGCTGCACGACACCCTGCATGAAGGCCAGGAACTGGCGGTACACGGGCCGGTTGGCCTGTTCAATGCCATCGACTTCTCGAACCCGAAGGTGCTTTACCTCAGCGGCGGCGTCGGCATCACGCCGGTGATGTCCATGGCGCGCTGGTACTACGACACTAATGCCAACGTCGACATGGTGTTTATCCACAGCGCCCGCTCGCCCAAGGACATCATCTATCACCGCGAGCTTGAGCACATGGCGTCGCGGATCGATAACTTCAACCTGCACCTGATCTGCGAAAGACACGGGCTGGGCGAGCCCTGGGCCGGGTATCGCGGCTATTTGAACCACAAGATGCTGGAGTTGATGGCGCCGGACTTCCTGGAGCGCGAAGTGTTTTGCTGTGGCCCGACGCCATACATGAACGCGGTCAAGCGCCTGCTGGAAGCCGCTGGCTTCGACATGACGCGTTACCACGAGGAATCCTTCGGCGCCACGCCACCGGAAGCCCGCGCCGACGCGGTGGAACAAGCCGAACAGGCTGCCGATGCCCCGGAAGTCGATATGGCGGACCTGCATCTGGTGGAGTTCACCGCCTCCGGCAAGAGTATTCGCGTGGGTCCGGGAGAGACCGTCCACGCCGCCGCCGCCAAGCTTGGCATGATGATCCCCAAGGCTTGCGGCATGGGCATTTGCGGCACCTGCAAAGTGCTGAAGCTGGGCGGGGAAGTGGAGATGGACCACAACGGCGGGATCACCGAGGACGACGAGGCCGAGGGCTACATCCTGTCGTGCTGCAGCGTGCCGAAGGGGGATGTGCGGATCGAGTTCTGA
- the gbcA gene encoding glycine-betaine demethylase subunit GbcA — protein sequence MDVTATLSLGDPLEPARKATAQMLQERERTFSLPQPFYSDERLFDIDMQEIFQKEWLIAGMTCEIPTKGNYLTLQVGKNPIIVIRGADGVVHAFHNVCRHRGSRLCTSEKGKVAKLVCHYHQWTYELDGRLLFAGTEMGADFDMNQYGLKPVNVKTAGGYIFISLAENPPAIDDFLSTLTHYMEPYDMENTKVAVQTTLMEKANWKLVLENNRECYHCGGAHPELLKTLLEWDDVTDPRADQAFKDHVAASAAAWDAEKIPYAHASFGLRNRIVRMPLLKGTVSMTMDGKQGCAKLMGRIKNPDLGSMRILHLPHSWNHCMGDHIIVFTVWPISAQETMVTTKWLVHKDAVEGVDYDVARMRQVWDATNDQDRRLAEENQRGINSTAYQPGPYSKTYEFGVVNFVDWYSERMLNNLGAEPAPYLKGVPVQG from the coding sequence ATGGACGTCACCGCAACCCTGAGCCTGGGCGATCCGCTGGAACCCGCACGCAAGGCCACCGCGCAAATGCTGCAGGAACGCGAGCGCACTTTCTCGCTGCCGCAGCCGTTCTACTCCGATGAGCGCCTGTTTGATATCGACATGCAGGAAATCTTCCAGAAGGAATGGTTGATCGCCGGCATGACCTGCGAAATTCCGACCAAGGGCAACTACCTGACCCTGCAGGTTGGCAAGAACCCGATCATCGTGATTCGCGGCGCCGATGGCGTGGTGCATGCGTTCCACAACGTCTGCCGTCACCGTGGCTCGCGGCTGTGCACCAGCGAAAAGGGCAAGGTCGCCAAGCTGGTCTGCCATTACCACCAGTGGACCTATGAGCTGGACGGTCGTCTATTGTTCGCCGGCACCGAAATGGGCGCCGATTTCGACATGAACCAGTACGGCTTGAAGCCAGTAAACGTGAAGACCGCTGGTGGCTACATCTTCATCAGCCTGGCGGAGAACCCGCCGGCCATCGATGACTTCCTGTCGACCCTGACCCATTACATGGAACCCTACGACATGGAAAACACCAAGGTGGCGGTGCAAACCACCTTGATGGAGAAAGCCAACTGGAAACTGGTACTGGAAAACAACCGTGAGTGCTACCACTGCGGCGGCGCGCACCCGGAACTGCTCAAGACCCTGCTGGAATGGGACGACGTCACCGACCCACGCGCCGACCAGGCGTTCAAGGACCACGTGGCTGCCTCCGCCGCTGCCTGGGACGCCGAGAAGATCCCTTACGCCCACGCCAGTTTCGGCCTGCGCAACCGCATCGTGCGCATGCCGCTGCTCAAGGGCACCGTGTCGATGACCATGGACGGCAAGCAAGGCTGCGCCAAGCTGATGGGCCGCATCAAGAACCCGGACCTGGGCTCGATGCGCATCCTGCACCTGCCGCACTCGTGGAACCACTGCATGGGCGACCACATCATCGTGTTCACCGTGTGGCCGATCAGCGCCCAGGAAACCATGGTCACCACCAAGTGGCTGGTGCATAAGGATGCAGTCGAAGGCGTGGACTATGACGTGGCGCGCATGCGCCAGGTCTGGGACGCCACCAACGACCAGGACCGTCGCCTGGCCGAAGAAAACCAGCGCGGCATCAACTCCACCGCCTACCAGCCAGGCCCGTACTCCAAGACCTATGAGTTCGGCGTGGTGAACTTCGTGGATTGGTACAGCGAGCGCATGCTCAACAACCTGGGGGCCGAACCGGCACCGTACCTCAAGGGCGTTCCGGTCCAGGGCTAA
- a CDS encoding metallophosphoesterase, with product MSLLHHWEHEFDKVKVRLHGLVTRLEMSWKKLVNDLEPEEFQAIVKLLQRGHDQARHVIEHGELPDDEPAVPWELSHGLSILKIGNATPLPQSEDELPTRVLKDGTLLGCRKWELLDLLWSEALLKWIENLRHHAPFATNPALVKMDNDVVLAIAGDWGTGPFDSHAPAVAVANQMQLALADFTIHLGDVYYAGTHSQEDVDMVGWPQGKHGAFTLNSNHEMYSGAHGYFKELSKRFPVQQGTSYFALYNDDWLVVGLDSAYASDAMNLYMDGTLNTQQIEWMKTLPKRKKLMVLSHHQGFDISGHNKTALYQPVCDALGREPDYWYWGHLHNGICYAPQGGLHARCAGHGAIPYGTTSELNGHARVLWSETQLAGDEAYPQRVLNGYVKVRLKGEEIVETFYGEDGSVRWSSK from the coding sequence ATGTCATTACTGCATCATTGGGAACATGAGTTCGACAAGGTCAAGGTCCGCCTGCACGGGTTGGTCACGCGGCTGGAGATGTCCTGGAAAAAACTGGTCAACGACTTGGAGCCCGAGGAATTCCAGGCCATCGTCAAATTATTGCAGCGAGGCCACGACCAGGCGCGGCATGTCATCGAACATGGCGAACTGCCGGACGACGAACCTGCCGTACCCTGGGAGTTGTCCCACGGCTTGTCGATCCTCAAGATCGGCAACGCCACGCCCTTGCCGCAAAGCGAGGACGAGTTGCCGACCCGGGTGCTCAAGGACGGCACCTTGCTCGGCTGCCGCAAATGGGAACTGCTGGACCTGTTGTGGAGCGAGGCGCTGCTCAAGTGGATCGAAAACCTGCGCCACCATGCGCCGTTCGCCACCAACCCGGCGCTGGTGAAAATGGACAACGACGTGGTGCTGGCCATCGCTGGCGACTGGGGCACCGGGCCGTTCGACAGTCACGCCCCGGCCGTGGCGGTGGCCAACCAGATGCAGCTGGCCCTGGCCGATTTCACCATCCATCTGGGTGACGTGTATTACGCCGGCACCCATTCCCAGGAAGACGTCGACATGGTCGGCTGGCCCCAGGGCAAGCATGGCGCGTTCACCCTCAATTCCAACCACGAGATGTACAGCGGCGCCCACGGCTATTTCAAGGAACTGTCCAAGCGTTTCCCGGTGCAGCAAGGCACCAGTTACTTTGCCTTGTACAACGACGACTGGCTGGTGGTGGGCCTGGACAGCGCCTACGCCTCGGACGCCATGAACCTGTACATGGACGGCACCCTCAACACCCAGCAGATCGAGTGGATGAAGACCCTGCCCAAGCGCAAGAAACTCATGGTGCTCAGTCATCACCAGGGCTTCGACATTTCCGGGCACAACAAGACCGCGCTCTACCAACCGGTGTGCGATGCCTTGGGGCGAGAACCGGACTACTGGTATTGGGGGCATCTGCACAACGGCATCTGCTACGCGCCGCAAGGCGGATTGCATGCGCGCTGCGCCGGGCACGGGGCGATCCCCTACGGCACCACGAGCGAATTGAATGGGCATGCCCGGGTGCTGTGGTCGGAGACCCAGTTGGCAGGGGACGAGGCGTATCCGCAACGGGTGTTGAACGGGTATGTGAAGGTGCGGCTGAAGGGGGAGGAGATTGTCGAGACGTTTTATGGGGAGGATGGCAGTGTGCGGTGGTCTTCCAAGTAG